A single genomic interval of Cucumis sativus cultivar 9930 chromosome 7, Cucumber_9930_V3, whole genome shotgun sequence harbors:
- the LOC116405267 gene encoding probable serine/threonine-protein kinase cdc7 has protein sequence MEDDPGFCGVNCSCDYLVQYPDHQPLHLVPHHVGCSSHPVVTSSSNPVVGSSSNHIVGSSSNPVVGSSSNHIVDSSSNPVVGSSSNHVVGSSSNPVVDSSSSGIDVNGRRVGRKGSSKPKASKKKNGYHHVQGMSEKYPFVTRENIASHLQKHKTNLIKMKDKENSAKASSKSVPLKIPKESNSQSIHPKTSNSNSTIPNSQLILQSHPNPTNPISSQVLVQSHPNSTNPISSQVLLQSHPNSTNPISSQVLLQSHPNSTNPISSQVLLQSHPNSTNPISSQVLLQSHPNSTNPISSQVLLQSHPNSTNPIFSQVLQSHPNSTNPSFGGKTWFQNSQGCGFKQTRKQFEHDQFEHDQFGLEQFGLEEFELELFELQKFYDSLKRSRNHQVHYQQQQHSFNNNACLSQESPNWALPIGQSSMAPTNDLAVSTSLCPPPISANQISGNDSNVIGFHPIMDFNSFGGWNNTNNDPSLGTDLPNFGFGDYNYENSEPLGFGYPLNLNTINGFQVRGLMWVARLCNLGVDECVINLLV, from the exons atggaAGACGACCCTGGATTTTGTGGTGTGAATTGTTCTTGTGATTATCTTGTTCAATATCCCGATCATCAACCTTTGCATTTAGTTCCACACCATGTTGGCTGCTCTTCACACCCTGTTGTTACCTCCTCTTCAAACCCTGTTGTTGGATCCTCTTCAAACCATATTGTTGGCTCCTCTTCAAATCCTGTTGTTGGATCTTCTTCAAATCATATTGTTGACTCCTCTTCAAATCCTGTTGTTGGATCCTCTTCAAACCATGTTGTTGGCTCCTCTTCAAACCCTGTTGTTGACTCCTCTTCGTCCGGAATCGACGTCAATGGTCGTCGAGTTGGAAGAAAAGGTTCTTCAAAACCTAAAgcttcaaagaagaaaaatggttacCATCATGTTCAAGGA ATGTCAGAAAAATACCCCTTTGTCACTAGGGAAAATATTGCTAGCCACCTCCAG AAGCATAAAACGAATCTCATTAAGATGAAGGACAAGGAGAACTCAGCAAAAGCCTCTTCCAAATCAGTGCCTCTCAAGATTCCCAAAGAATCTAACTCCCAATCAATTCACCCTAAAACTTCCAATTCCAACTCCACAATTCCTAATTCTCAGCTTATTCTTCAAAGCCATCCCAATCCCACAAACCCTATTTCTTCCCAAGTTCTTGTCCAAAGCCATCCCAATTCCACAAACCCTATTTCTTCCCAAGTTCTTCTCCAAAGCCATCCCAATTCCACAAACCCTATTTCTTCCCAAGTTCTTCTCCAAAGCCATCCCAATTCCACAAACCCCATTTCTTCCCAAGTTCTTCTCCAAAGCCATCCCAATTCCACAAACCCCATTTCTTCCCAAGTTCTTCTCCAAAGCCATCCCAATTCCACAAACCCTATTTCTTCCCAAGTTCTTCTCCAAAGCCATCCCAATTCCACAAACCCTATTTTTTCCCAAGTTCTCCAAAGCCATCCCAATTCCACAAACCCTAGCTTTGGTGGTAAGACGTGGTTCCAGAATTCACAAGGTTGTGGGTTCAAGCAGACGCGAAAGCAGTTTGAGCATGACCAGTTTGAGCATGACCAGTTTGGGCTTGAGCAGTTTGGGCTTGAGGAGTTTGAGCTTGAGCTGTTTGAGCTTCAGAAGTTTTACGATTCGTTAAAAAGATCCAGAAACCATCAGGTGCATTATCAGCAGCAGCAACATTCATTCAACAATAATGCTTGTTTAAGCCAAGAAAGCCCTAATTGGGCACTACCAATAGGGCAATCATCAATGGCACCTACTAATGATCTTGCTGTTAGTACCAGCCTATGCCCTCCTCCAATTTCAGCCAATCAAATCTCTGGGAACGACAGTAATGTTATTGGGTTTCATCCAATCATGGACTTCAACTCTTTTGGAGGTTggaataatactaataatgaTCCCTCTCTTGGTACTGATCTCCCAAACTTTGGTTTTGGAGactataattatgaaaattctGAGCCTTTGGGTTTTGGCTATCCTCTCAACCTTAATACCATCAACGGTTTTCAg GTTCGGGGGTTGATGTGGGTTGCTCGATTGTGTAATCTGGGGGTTGATGAGTGtgttataaatttgttagttTAA